From Ignavibacteria bacterium, one genomic window encodes:
- a CDS encoding thiolase family protein, which produces MTYIVSAARTPIGSLLGSLSDLSAPQLGAIAIKAAVERAKISPDVISEVIMGNVLTGGVGQAPARQATIFSGLPKSVPAMTINKVCGSGLKAVMLGDQAIRCGDAQIVVAGGQESMTNAPHAMLDSRKGVKFGNARMVDLMQWDGLWDVYNQTGMGDAAELCASECNLSRDMQDEYTIESYQRAQEAQKNGWFSDEIVPVTVTGRKGDVIVDTDEEPMKVNFDKLKTLKPAFKKDGTVTAASSSSINDGAAAIVLASEAALTVHDCEPMARIIAQASFAQDPMWFTTSPVEAIKNVVAKAGLKLDDIDLFEINEAFAVVALVAKQQLGIPREKINVQGGAVALGHPIGASGARILTTLLYSLKRQGKKYGLATLCIGGGEASAVVVEMV; this is translated from the coding sequence ATGACCTACATCGTCTCTGCCGCCCGCACCCCTATCGGATCTCTTCTTGGATCTCTGAGCGACCTCAGTGCACCGCAACTCGGTGCCATCGCTATCAAGGCCGCCGTTGAACGGGCAAAGATCAGCCCTGACGTCATCAGCGAGGTGATCATGGGCAATGTTCTCACAGGCGGTGTTGGCCAAGCGCCGGCGCGCCAGGCAACAATCTTCTCTGGTCTTCCAAAGTCCGTTCCTGCTATGACCATTAATAAGGTCTGTGGTTCGGGTCTGAAGGCAGTGATGTTGGGCGACCAAGCCATTCGTTGCGGAGATGCTCAGATCGTGGTCGCCGGCGGACAGGAATCCATGACCAATGCTCCTCATGCAATGCTCGATTCGCGTAAGGGCGTCAAATTCGGCAACGCCCGCATGGTGGACCTGATGCAATGGGATGGTCTGTGGGATGTGTACAATCAAACCGGAATGGGAGACGCCGCAGAGCTTTGTGCCTCGGAATGTAACCTCAGCCGTGATATGCAGGATGAATACACGATCGAATCGTATCAGCGAGCACAGGAAGCACAGAAGAATGGTTGGTTCTCGGATGAGATCGTTCCGGTCACGGTTACCGGACGTAAGGGTGACGTGATCGTTGATACCGACGAAGAGCCGATGAAGGTGAACTTCGACAAGCTCAAAACACTCAAGCCGGCCTTCAAGAAAGACGGTACAGTAACAGCCGCCAGTTCATCGTCGATCAATGACGGTGCAGCAGCAATTGTTCTCGCATCTGAAGCAGCTCTTACCGTACACGACTGCGAGCCGATGGCACGCATCATCGCTCAAGCATCCTTCGCTCAGGATCCGATGTGGTTCACCACGTCACCAGTGGAAGCGATCAAGAACGTTGTTGCTAAGGCTGGTCTCAAGCTCGATGATATCGACCTCTTTGAGATCAACGAAGCTTTCGCTGTTGTTGCTCTTGTCGCGAAACAGCAACTCGGTATCCCACGCGAAAAGATCAACGTGCAGGGCGGCGCCGTTGCCCTTGGTCACCCGATCGGCGCCAGCGGCGCTCGTATCCTTACCACGCTGCTGTATTCACTGAAGCGTCAGGGTAAGAAGTACGGTCTTGCAACCTTGTGCATCGGCGGCGGAGAAGCCTCAGCCGTTGTGGTGGAGATGGTGTAA
- a CDS encoding NADP-dependent isocitrate dehydrogenase encodes MKTITLIEGDGIGPEICESVVAVFAAAKVPVTWEKAIAGLEAIEKFGNGVPPETFDSITKNKIALKGPTTTPVGGGHKSVNVTIRKGLELYANVRLAKSMPAVETRFDGVDILIIRENVEDLYAGIEQFQTPNVAQCLKLITRQGSMAVIRYAFEEARKLGRKKVTCVHKANIMKITDGLFLEVFRQVAAEYTDIEANDIIVDNCCMQLVSRPEQFDVLVLPNLYGDIVSDLCAGIVGGLGVAPGGNIGRNCAVFEAVHGSAPDIAGKGLANPTAILLSGVQMLQYMGHIGHAEMIQDALTATLAAGVKTRDLGGSASTKEFTDAVIARLHPNHDVDITPVATVTPAFHAPEVINEEWTLRGADVFVEHRGGLPAMPESVGPFTLRMLSNRGTKVWPGPTPDILLVDQFRCRYMADGSVTRTDVIELLNEVTSKGKMWCHVELLHDASGQARYSKAQGE; translated from the coding sequence ATGAAGACGATTACGTTGATCGAAGGTGATGGGATTGGTCCAGAGATCTGTGAGAGTGTTGTGGCGGTCTTTGCTGCAGCTAAGGTTCCGGTGACATGGGAAAAGGCCATCGCAGGCTTGGAGGCGATCGAGAAGTTCGGGAATGGTGTGCCCCCTGAAACATTTGATAGTATCACAAAGAACAAGATCGCGCTGAAGGGGCCTACAACAACGCCGGTGGGTGGTGGTCATAAGAGCGTGAACGTCACCATCCGCAAGGGACTTGAGCTCTATGCGAATGTCCGTCTGGCGAAGTCCATGCCTGCTGTAGAGACGCGCTTCGACGGAGTGGACATCCTCATCATTCGTGAGAATGTTGAGGACCTCTATGCGGGGATCGAACAGTTCCAAACGCCCAACGTGGCGCAGTGCCTGAAGCTCATTACACGTCAAGGCTCCATGGCTGTGATACGCTATGCCTTCGAAGAGGCACGCAAGCTCGGCCGCAAGAAGGTTACCTGCGTACACAAGGCGAACATCATGAAGATCACGGACGGACTCTTCCTCGAAGTGTTCCGTCAGGTGGCTGCCGAGTACACAGATATTGAAGCCAACGACATCATCGTTGACAACTGCTGTATGCAACTGGTGTCGCGTCCGGAACAGTTTGACGTGCTCGTTCTTCCAAATCTCTACGGCGATATCGTCTCCGACCTTTGTGCTGGTATCGTGGGTGGCCTTGGTGTTGCTCCTGGTGGTAACATCGGAAGGAATTGCGCGGTGTTCGAAGCCGTTCATGGATCGGCACCGGATATCGCAGGGAAGGGGCTTGCCAATCCAACAGCTATTCTTCTCTCGGGTGTTCAAATGCTCCAATACATGGGCCATATCGGACACGCAGAGATGATCCAAGATGCTCTCACCGCAACCTTGGCCGCAGGGGTCAAGACTCGTGACCTTGGTGGTTCAGCATCGACAAAAGAATTCACAGATGCTGTGATCGCCAGGCTACATCCGAACCATGACGTGGATATCACGCCGGTTGCCACTGTGACCCCGGCCTTCCATGCTCCTGAGGTGATCAATGAAGAGTGGACGTTGCGCGGTGCCGATGTATTCGTTGAGCATCGAGGCGGTCTTCCTGCTATGCCAGAGTCTGTTGGTCCATTTACACTTCGTATGCTCTCCAATCGTGGAACAAAGGTGTGGCCCGGACCTACTCCGGATATTCTGCTCGTAGATCAGTTCCGGTGTCGCTACATGGCAGACGGTTCCGTTACTCGCACGGACGTTATTGAGTTGCTCAACGAGGTAACAAGTAAGGGTAAGATGTGGTGCCATGTGGAACTTCTCCATGATGCCTCGGGTCAGGCTAGATATTCTAAAGCGCAGGGTGAATGA
- a CDS encoding translocation/assembly module TamB domain-containing protein: protein MTDVPTTSEETAVRRPWWRRAAVFTFRWIYRLTGTAIILAGLIVLIAQTDMARSFMRKQVLDLLNGQLEGKVACDDVHLDIFRGLVLEHPQLYANGTTVLEADRLSVAYDLAALFGRTLAVNRVELIRPRIAVIQSKDSVWNVSRIAKPSADTTTSPPPNLSIRVRGISITEGSVIIDDRTTQRGDGSVFDPLHLSLRAFELRAAVRLALMDRDYTIAINHLSFYDEFIRTIDVREMTMTARITPKSMDLQTLALKLVRTELVLRARIDGHDVLRDGINDSILALHPIVGSIEADRVYGPDVHFVVPDVDILDSYGLKANAVFAGANFNIDDIDLRAGDGHVKGSVHLTALDDPDHLGVDINVHESHARYADVRRRLRFVPLPELTFLGTTTIERVHLRGHPADSLWFEVHGADRPGRVDGEMKLFLATKRLGYEVDMAIKQGDLSVFGDSSVATMLNGRVLLNGRGVTLQDLEGAYQIELDRSIVAHRPVRRARLMLQANGAGELRVDTLFADLTPFRLDSIDEYALTPDDRLVGYSGVIDVADASHPRYNGHLEFSAINLASLLESTSLPTRFTGRVDIDAEGIELDSLIGNVNAEIDEFSLDDRALLPFSVRASITKTGESKKVTIEAPFMSGEVHGTFQPSNLISAFGTAVDNTFDAVKQRIRYFYPSSGYVEHLGSPVKPLEATFNIILRDASPLNVLMDSVTLSASARVRGRIMCSVDSMFLDVDTLDVEDLIIQTDSTRVVSDKVHLSTTTRLADVATSPRLIELTVKGRIDSMLTVNSIRIKKPIIDMSARGDSIRLRGRAEVNEITAGVGLYGQFYADSANLTVDSLHAIVDAARGLEWRSLHASGITLHEGNFRVSDLAVQRQDAEVVVANGRFSLERFENLTVVVQNFNLASIPRFVDLSDGHPVRLVDGMVRELTARINGPWEAPVMDLEIDAIGVRYNGELIGTLATALHHENRDVTGFLTISNPALKTETKTLDLVVKHLPLDLGLRDVKERLVDQRPIDIEMRANKLALATIEPFLPAIERLQGVADGIITVKGTTPDKIDLGGNARFKNASFLSSATNIIYNADGVLHLEGSNLHLDTVIVRNLDRDRKNGIAYAKGLVVFNGLAVESLDFTLRSPGVMVMNKASQARSPKIFGDIIIATGKKPIHFYGKLDAPVLEGDINVLYTDIIFPQERSSTRQRYTAFEYNRATDTNKRFNSVLDQARKERIASDSSLDKSGRHPVADAIENIVKSTTASFVDILRYDLDIYLKGRTLMTMVFGMFEILIADLEQVDQKIPLNFTGRFVDGSTNLRGKVRVKDGTSTYKFYKPFVASGTLDFTSGGMTDPTLDLKAVYKDRRTLESGKTEDFRVEIAITGTKQKPIARWSVYRSDRKQEGDSAKITGDALMLILVGKTQDELTSSGQGNLVGEVNAAFSAAATSALGDLLSGIGGIVQSTQIDIGSGYLAGPPHGFRSALQRCELSPHRSDQRLCREQYHHDLVAVHGPLRRRRHAILHARCIPLSEHHGQHHSISAPLGSKAGCATAVVRVLEC, encoded by the coding sequence ATGACCGACGTACCAACGACATCTGAAGAGACCGCAGTTCGTCGCCCATGGTGGCGTCGAGCTGCGGTCTTTACGTTTCGTTGGATCTACCGTTTAACCGGTACCGCCATCATTCTTGCCGGCCTCATCGTCCTGATCGCGCAGACAGACATGGCCCGGTCATTCATGAGAAAGCAGGTCTTGGATCTGCTGAATGGTCAGCTTGAAGGGAAGGTTGCCTGTGATGATGTCCATCTCGACATCTTCCGCGGTCTTGTCCTAGAACATCCACAGTTGTACGCTAACGGGACAACGGTCCTCGAAGCTGATCGACTCTCAGTAGCCTACGATCTCGCGGCATTGTTCGGTAGAACGTTGGCCGTTAATCGAGTAGAACTCATCCGTCCACGCATCGCTGTCATCCAAAGCAAGGACAGCGTCTGGAATGTATCGCGCATCGCAAAGCCGTCCGCCGACACAACTACATCGCCCCCTCCCAACCTTTCGATTCGAGTACGGGGCATCTCGATCACAGAAGGGTCGGTGATCATAGATGACCGCACCACGCAACGGGGTGATGGATCTGTGTTCGATCCGCTGCATCTCTCCTTGAGGGCATTTGAACTTCGTGCAGCTGTTCGGCTTGCACTGATGGATCGCGATTATACAATTGCGATCAACCACCTGTCGTTCTATGACGAGTTCATCCGTACTATCGACGTGCGTGAGATGACGATGACTGCACGGATCACGCCCAAGAGTATGGATCTGCAGACGTTGGCGCTGAAGCTTGTGCGTACGGAGTTGGTGCTGCGTGCTCGTATTGATGGTCACGATGTTTTGCGCGATGGGATCAATGACTCGATCCTTGCTCTCCATCCTATCGTTGGATCGATCGAGGCAGACCGTGTCTATGGTCCTGATGTACACTTCGTTGTGCCCGATGTAGACATTCTCGATTCGTATGGCCTAAAGGCTAATGCCGTGTTCGCCGGAGCGAACTTCAACATCGATGATATTGACCTTCGTGCAGGAGACGGCCACGTGAAAGGGTCTGTTCATCTCACGGCCCTTGATGATCCGGATCACCTCGGCGTAGACATCAATGTGCACGAGTCACATGCCCGATATGCCGATGTTCGGCGCAGACTTCGTTTCGTACCACTTCCTGAGTTGACATTCCTAGGTACAACAACCATCGAGCGAGTTCATCTTCGCGGACACCCTGCAGATTCCCTCTGGTTCGAAGTTCATGGGGCGGATAGACCCGGCCGTGTTGACGGAGAGATGAAACTCTTCCTCGCCACGAAGAGACTTGGCTATGAAGTGGACATGGCGATCAAGCAAGGAGACCTCTCTGTTTTTGGAGACTCTTCTGTTGCAACGATGCTTAATGGTAGAGTTCTGCTCAATGGTAGGGGTGTAACGCTGCAGGATCTTGAGGGGGCGTATCAGATCGAGCTCGACAGGAGTATTGTGGCTCATCGTCCTGTCCGTCGTGCCCGACTCATGCTCCAAGCCAATGGAGCTGGCGAGTTACGTGTTGATACGTTGTTCGCAGACCTCACTCCGTTCCGTCTCGACAGCATAGATGAATATGCGCTCACACCAGATGATCGATTGGTTGGGTACAGCGGGGTGATCGATGTTGCTGATGCAAGCCATCCTCGATACAATGGACATCTTGAATTCTCTGCCATCAATCTTGCCTCGCTCCTCGAATCAACATCCTTGCCAACACGCTTCACGGGAAGGGTGGACATTGATGCAGAAGGGATCGAACTCGACAGTCTCATTGGCAATGTCAATGCTGAGATCGATGAATTCTCACTCGATGACCGGGCGCTCCTTCCTTTTTCAGTTCGCGCGTCGATCACCAAGACAGGGGAGAGTAAGAAGGTCACAATTGAAGCTCCGTTTATGTCGGGTGAAGTACATGGGACCTTTCAACCGTCGAACCTGATCAGTGCTTTTGGAACCGCCGTTGATAACACGTTCGATGCCGTGAAGCAACGCATTCGGTACTTCTATCCAAGCTCTGGATATGTTGAACATCTTGGGTCGCCGGTGAAGCCATTGGAGGCAACATTCAACATTATTCTTCGAGATGCCTCCCCGCTGAATGTCCTGATGGATAGTGTTACGTTGTCCGCATCTGCCCGAGTTCGTGGACGGATCATGTGTTCAGTTGACAGTATGTTCCTCGACGTCGACACACTGGATGTTGAAGACCTGATCATACAGACAGACTCAACGCGTGTAGTGAGTGACAAGGTTCACCTCTCAACCACAACCCGTCTTGCCGATGTAGCAACATCGCCTCGATTGATCGAACTCACGGTGAAAGGGCGCATCGATTCGATGCTGACCGTGAATTCTATCCGCATTAAGAAGCCGATCATCGACATGTCTGCTCGAGGAGATTCGATTCGACTGCGCGGTAGAGCAGAAGTGAATGAGATCACCGCAGGTGTTGGTCTCTACGGTCAGTTCTACGCCGATTCAGCCAATCTCACGGTCGACTCTCTTCATGCGATCGTTGACGCAGCACGTGGCCTGGAGTGGCGTTCCTTGCATGCTTCTGGGATAACGTTGCATGAAGGCAACTTCCGCGTTAGTGATCTCGCCGTTCAGCGACAAGACGCAGAAGTAGTCGTTGCGAATGGTCGGTTCTCTCTTGAGCGTTTTGAAAACCTAACAGTAGTTGTTCAGAACTTCAACCTCGCCAGCATTCCGCGTTTCGTAGACCTTTCAGACGGTCATCCCGTACGACTTGTCGATGGTATGGTTCGAGAGCTTACAGCCCGGATAAATGGTCCATGGGAGGCGCCAGTGATGGATCTCGAGATCGATGCCATCGGCGTTCGATACAACGGCGAACTCATTGGTACACTCGCCACCGCGCTCCATCACGAGAATCGTGATGTAACAGGCTTCCTTACGATCTCCAATCCGGCACTCAAAACCGAGACGAAGACCCTTGATCTTGTTGTGAAACATCTGCCCCTTGACCTCGGACTTCGCGATGTGAAGGAGAGACTTGTTGACCAACGTCCGATCGATATCGAGATGCGTGCTAATAAACTCGCTTTGGCCACCATCGAGCCCTTTCTTCCGGCCATCGAACGACTACAAGGAGTGGCCGATGGCATCATCACTGTGAAGGGAACAACTCCGGATAAGATCGACCTTGGCGGAAACGCCCGCTTCAAGAATGCCAGCTTCTTGTCGTCCGCTACGAATATCATCTACAACGCGGACGGAGTACTTCATCTCGAAGGTTCGAACCTTCACCTTGATACAGTGATCGTCCGGAACCTGGACCGCGACAGAAAGAACGGCATTGCCTATGCAAAGGGGCTCGTGGTTTTCAATGGCCTAGCTGTGGAAAGTCTCGATTTCACTCTTCGTTCACCTGGTGTGATGGTGATGAATAAGGCCTCACAGGCCAGAAGTCCGAAGATCTTTGGAGATATCATCATTGCTACAGGCAAGAAGCCGATCCATTTTTATGGTAAGCTTGATGCGCCCGTTCTTGAAGGCGATATCAACGTTCTCTACACGGATATCATCTTTCCGCAAGAAAGGTCTTCCACGAGGCAACGATATACAGCGTTTGAGTATAACCGCGCCACAGATACCAATAAGCGCTTCAACTCAGTGTTGGATCAAGCGCGGAAGGAACGTATAGCGTCGGACTCATCGTTGGACAAGAGCGGACGTCACCCTGTTGCCGACGCTATCGAGAACATCGTGAAGAGCACAACGGCATCGTTCGTTGATATCCTTCGTTATGATCTCGACATCTACCTCAAGGGTCGCACACTCATGACCATGGTCTTTGGAATGTTTGAGATCCTCATTGCAGACCTCGAACAGGTAGACCAGAAGATCCCATTGAACTTTACCGGACGTTTTGTTGACGGCTCAACGAATCTTCGCGGAAAGGTTCGCGTGAAGGACGGTACATCCACGTACAAATTCTATAAGCCATTTGTGGCAAGTGGAACCTTGGACTTCACATCGGGCGGGATGACGGATCCAACTTTGGATCTCAAGGCCGTATACAAGGACCGGAGAACATTGGAAAGTGGCAAGACAGAAGACTTCCGCGTTGAGATTGCCATCACGGGAACCAAACAAAAGCCTATAGCTCGTTGGTCGGTTTACCGTAGTGACCGTAAGCAAGAGGGAGACTCTGCGAAGATCACGGGCGATGCCTTGATGCTCATCCTCGTAGGGAAGACCCAGGACGAGCTCACTTCAAGTGGTCAAGGCAACTTGGTCGGTGAAGTGAACGCTGCATTTTCTGCCGCAGCAACAAGCGCCCTCGGTGATCTTCTAAGCGGAATAGGGGGCATTGTACAAAGTACCCAGATCGATATCGGTTCCGGATATCTCGCAGGCCCGCCTCACGGTTTCAGGTCAGCTCTTCAGCGATGTGAGCTATCGCCTCACAGGTCAGATCAGCGACTTTGCCGGGAACAGTACCATCACGATCTCGTTGCCGTTCACGGTCCTCTCAGACGCAGACGCCATGCGATACTTCATGCTCGATGTATCCCGCTCAGTGAACACCACGGGCAACATCACTCGATATCAGCGCCTCTGGGAAGTAAAGCTGGGTGCGCGACTGCCGTAGTTAGAGTGCTAGAATGTTAG
- a CDS encoding acyl-CoA dehydrogenase has protein sequence MFTLQLTETHEMIRDTARQFARDEVAPTSIERDKNGVFPTEIVKKLGELGFLGMMVSPEWGGSGLDAFSYVLAMEEISAVDASVGVVMSVNNSLVCWGLETYGSDAQKEKWLRPLATGQVHGAFCLSEPEAGSDATSQHTSAEKVDGGWVLNGTKNWITNGTTAGTYLVMAQTNRELRHRGISCFIIPRDTPGFEPGLKEDKLGIRSSDTCSIGLTNVFVPDEQVLGEVGQGFKIAMESLNGGRIGIAAQALGIAKGSFDAALLYSTQRKAFGKPIADLQAIQLKLADMATRLEASRMLVYRAAYMKDQHQNYIKAAAQAKLMASQTAVYNALEAIQVHGGYGYVREYLVERYLRDAKITEIYEGTSEIQHIVIARELMKEVS, from the coding sequence ATGTTCACGCTCCAGCTCACAGAGACCCACGAAATGATCCGCGACACAGCGCGCCAGTTTGCGCGTGATGAGGTTGCTCCAACGTCCATTGAGCGTGACAAAAACGGAGTGTTCCCAACGGAGATCGTGAAGAAGCTTGGCGAACTGGGCTTTCTTGGAATGATGGTCTCTCCTGAATGGGGCGGATCTGGACTAGATGCCTTCAGCTACGTCTTGGCCATGGAAGAGATATCAGCCGTGGACGCGTCCGTGGGTGTTGTCATGTCGGTGAACAACTCTCTTGTTTGCTGGGGACTTGAGACCTACGGTTCCGATGCCCAAAAAGAGAAGTGGCTTCGCCCCCTAGCAACAGGTCAAGTTCACGGAGCATTCTGCCTCTCCGAACCGGAAGCCGGCTCGGATGCAACTTCTCAGCATACGTCGGCTGAAAAAGTCGATGGTGGCTGGGTTCTCAATGGCACAAAGAATTGGATCACCAACGGAACTACGGCAGGCACCTACCTCGTCATGGCGCAGACCAATCGTGAGCTGCGTCATCGCGGGATCTCCTGCTTCATTATCCCGCGCGACACCCCAGGATTTGAGCCAGGTCTCAAGGAAGACAAACTTGGTATTCGTTCGAGCGATACCTGCTCCATTGGGCTTACCAATGTCTTCGTTCCGGATGAACAAGTACTAGGAGAAGTAGGACAGGGCTTTAAGATCGCAATGGAGTCCCTCAATGGGGGTCGTATCGGTATCGCAGCGCAAGCACTCGGCATTGCAAAGGGGTCATTCGACGCAGCATTGCTCTATTCAACACAGCGTAAAGCATTCGGCAAGCCGATCGCCGACCTCCAAGCGATCCAGCTGAAGCTTGCAGACATGGCAACACGACTTGAAGCATCACGCATGCTTGTCTATCGCGCCGCCTACATGAAGGATCAGCACCAGAACTACATCAAGGCCGCCGCACAGGCAAAACTCATGGCCTCACAGACCGCAGTGTACAATGCTCTTGAAGCCATTCAGGTCCACGGCGGCTATGGCTACGTTCGTGAGTACCTCGTTGAACGCTACCTCCGAGATGCCAAGATCACGGAGATCTATGAAGGCACGAGTGAGATCCAACACATTGTGATCGCTCGTGAGCTGATGAAGGAAGTCAGTTAG